TACGACGAGTCCGGTTACGCCGGCCTGTCGGACATGGCCCGCCACTACATCGGCGGCATCCTGGCCCACGCCCCGTCGCTGCTGGCGTTCACCAACCCGACGGTGAACTCCTACCACCGTCTGGTGCCGGGCTACGAGGCGCCGGTGAGCCTGGTGTACTCGCAGCGCAACCGCTCGGCCTGCGTCCGGATCCCGATCACCGGTTCCAACGCCAAGGCCAAGCGCATCGAGTTCCGGTGCCCGGACTCGTCCGGCAACCCGTACCTCGCGTTCGCCGCGATGATGATGGCCGGCCTGGACGGCATCAAGAACAAGATCGAGCCGCCGGAGCCGATCGACAAGGACCTCTACGAGCTGCCGCCGGAGGAGGCCAAGGACGTCAAGCAGGTCCCGGCCAGCCTCGACGAGGTGCTGAACAACCTGGAGGCCGACCACGACTTCCTGACCGAGGGCGGCGTGTTCACTCCGGACCTGATCGAGACGTGGATCTCGCTCAAGCGGGAGACCGAGATCGACCCGCTGCGGCTGCGCCCGCACCCGTACGAGTTCGCGCTGTACTACGACGTGTGATCCGCCTGGCGGAGGGGCGCTGACGGCGGGAACGCCGTCAGCGCCCCTCCGCGGGCGTCCAGTCCACCTGGCCCGCCGGCACCGCGCCGGCGGGCCATGGTGCGTTCGGACCCGAGCACGCGCACGGGCCACCCCGCGCCCACTGGCACGATCTCGCCGACGGCCTCGGAACCAGCCACATACCCGCGACCCGGACCAGGACTTCGCCCTGGCCGGGAACAGGCACGGGTGCGTCGGTGATCAGACGCATGTGCCGCGGACCGTGACCAGAGGTCCGCTGCAGGGCGCATGGTCGCGGGGATGCTCATGGCGGTCTACTTCCGTTGCGGAAGAAACCGCCTGCCCCCGGATCGTCCGCGGCCACCCCCGCTCCGGCCGCGGGGGTGTCCGGCGAAACGTGGCAGCGGCGTGTCAGGCCAGCGACTCCGCGATCCAGTCGGTGACCGACGTGTGCCGTGGCCGCCAGTCGAGCTCCTCGCGGGGCGCCACCCCGCGGACCCGGCTGTTGGATCCGAGCGCGTAGACGGCGGGCTCGTAGCCCCATTCCGCGATGGCCGACTCGATGTCGAGGGGCTCGGGCCCGGGGAGTCCGAGGGCACCGGCGATGGTTTCGGTGATCTCGCGGAAGCTGGCCTCCCCGTTCTCCACGAAGTAGAACGAGCCGGGAGTCGCGCCGTCCAGCGCGCGGAGGTAGAGGTCGCAAACATCGGCCAGGTGCACGTTGGACCAGATGTTCGCGCCGGGGCCGATGTGGCGGACGACGCCCGTCCGGCGGCTCGTGGCGACCAGACGCGGGATCTGGACGCTGTCGGCGCTCAGTCCCAGGCCGGTCCCGTAGATCATGGAGTTGCACAGGACGACCGACCGCACGCCGCGGTCCGCGGCGGCGAGGACCGCGCGGTCGATCGCCACCCGGGCCGCCTTGTCCGGTGCCGGCTGCCACCCCGCACCTTCGGCCACGTCGGCCTCGGTGTAGACCTCCTCCTGCGGTTCGCCGGCCGTGGCCTCACCGACGATGCTCGAACCGCTGGTGTGCAGCAGGGGTTTGCCGGAGCCCGCCAGTGCGGTGACCAGTGCGGTGACAGCGCCCGCGTGGTCGCTGTCCGCCGCGTTGATCACCGCGTCGGCGGCTCGTGCCTCCTCGGCGAGGACGTCGGGCCGGTCGAGGTCGCCGAGAACCGGATCGACGCCCCGCGCGCGGAGGGCGGCGACCGTGTTCTCCGAGCGCGTCAGGCCACGAACGTGGTGCCCGGCTTCCACCAGTTGCACGGCGAGCGAGCCGCCGAGGTAGCCGGTCGCTCCGGTGAGGAAGATGCGCATGAACGTGTTGCCCCTCGTGTCAGTGTCGGCTGTCCGGCTCGGTGCCGGACAGGATGTCTCGCGCGGTCTGCAGCGGCGTGTCCGGTTCGTGCACCAGTGTCATGAGCGCTCGAACCATCCGCCGCGGATGGGGATGGTGGATGATGTTGCGGCCGTACACGATGCCCGCCGCGCCCTGCCGCATGATCTGCGCCGTTCGTTCCAGCAGCTCGTCGTCGGGAGCCCGGCCACCCCCGCGCACGAGGACCGGCACCGACGTGGCGACCTCGACCACCCGGTGGAACTCTTCCGGATCGGTGCACGGATCGGCCTTGATGACGTCGGCGCCGAGCTCGGCGGCCTGGCGGACCAGCGCCATGATCTTCACCAGGTCGCCGTCGACCTGGTAACCGCCCCGCGAGTTGGGGGCCATCACCAGCGGCTCGATCATCAACGGCATGCCTGCCCGCTCGGTCGCGCGCTTGAGCCGGGATATGTTGCGAATGCACTGGTGGTGCAGTTCGGGCTGGTCCGGCAGCTGCATCAGGTTGACGACCACGCAGACCGCGTCCGCGGCCACCGCGATGTCCACGACCTCGTCCACCAGCGTCGAGAACGGGTGCCGCGGCAACGTCGAACCGTACACATTGGACACGTCGGTGCGCAGCGCCAGTGCGGGACGGCGGCGCCCGCGCAGCCCGTCGAGGTGGCGCACCATGCCCGGGGTCAGCTGGATGACGTCCGGTTCGGCCTCGGCGAGGGTGTGCACGGTCGTGCGCATGTTCTCGATGCCACCGAGGAAACTGGGTTCGTCGACCATGCCGTGGTCGATGGCGACGTCGAGGCAACGGCCGCTGGCGTTGAACATGCGGTCCAGTCGTGGGGTGACCATGTCAGCGCGCGTCCTCCGGCGGGTAGACCGAAACCATGTCCGGCGGCAGGTCGAGCAGCGGGCAGTTGCCGAGTTCGTAGATGAAGTCGAGCTTGGGTTCGGTGCCCAGGTAGTAGTGGACGTCGGTCTCGAACTGCCCGGTCTGCAGCACACCGATTCCCTTGTCGCGGAATCCGGCGAGGACGCGGTCGATGTCCTCGTCGGGGATCTGTTCCTTGATGTGGTGCAGTCCCTCGCCCTTGCGCGCCAGGTGGTCCTCGTAGATCGTCGGCCCGTACACCGGCTGGATGATCTCCAGCTGCATGTCGCCGATCCAGGAGATCGCGATCAGGAACTTGAAGGGTTCGGTGACCTTCTGATCGGCGACCTTGAGGTACTTCATGGTCTCTTCGGTGAACGTGAGGACGGTCCACGGACCGATGCCCAGGTTCTCCACCCAGGACTGCATGCTCTTTTCGAGATCGCGGGTGATGAAGGCGATCTGGTAGATCTTGCGGCGCTTGTTGAGTTCGGTGAGTTCGGCGTTGTTCATCGGTTGCCTTCCGTGTCGAGAGGTGGACGACGTGAGGTGG
The sequence above is a segment of the Amycolatopsis viridis genome. Coding sequences within it:
- a CDS encoding NAD-dependent epimerase/dehydratase family protein, which translates into the protein MRIFLTGATGYLGGSLAVQLVEAGHHVRGLTRSENTVAALRARGVDPVLGDLDRPDVLAEEARAADAVINAADSDHAGAVTALVTALAGSGKPLLHTSGSSIVGEATAGEPQEEVYTEADVAEGAGWQPAPDKAARVAIDRAVLAAADRGVRSVVLCNSMIYGTGLGLSADSVQIPRLVATSRRTGVVRHIGPGANIWSNVHLADVCDLYLRALDGATPGSFYFVENGEASFREITETIAGALGLPGPEPLDIESAIAEWGYEPAVYALGSNSRVRGVAPREELDWRPRHTSVTDWIAESLA
- a CDS encoding class I fructose-bisphosphate aldolase, which gives rise to MVTPRLDRMFNASGRCLDVAIDHGMVDEPSFLGGIENMRTTVHTLAEAEPDVIQLTPGMVRHLDGLRGRRRPALALRTDVSNVYGSTLPRHPFSTLVDEVVDIAVAADAVCVVVNLMQLPDQPELHHQCIRNISRLKRATERAGMPLMIEPLVMAPNSRGGYQVDGDLVKIMALVRQAAELGADVIKADPCTDPEEFHRVVEVATSVPVLVRGGGRAPDDELLERTAQIMRQGAAGIVYGRNIIHHPHPRRMVRALMTLVHEPDTPLQTARDILSGTEPDSRH